A stretch of DNA from Terriglobia bacterium:
GCGTACCTGCACCGGAGAGGTATGCGTGCGCAGCAGCAGGTTCTCGGAAATATAAAAGGTGTCGCGTGGATCGCGCGCCGGATGGCTGGCCGGAATATTGAGGGCGTCGAAGTTGTAGTAGCTGCTTTCGACTTCCGGGCCGTCCTCAACGGTATAACCCATCGAGATGAAGATGTCTTCGATTTCCCGGCGAACGATCGTCAAGGGGTGGCGGTGCCCGGCGCGCCGGCGGGTGCCGGGCAGAGAGACATCGAGCCGTTCGCGTTCGAGCACCGTCTGTTTCTCGCCCGCCGAGATCGAGCTTTCGAGCGTCTCCAGGGCGGTTTCTATTTTGACTTTGACTTCATTGGCGATGCGGCCGAACTCCGCGCGTTGCTCTTTGGGAAGCTTGCCGAGGCTCTGAAGTTCGAGGGTGAGGAGGCCGGCTTTGCGGGAAAGATACCGGGTGCGGGCGTCCTCTAGCGACTTGCGGTCGGCGACAGATACACGTTCCGCATCGAACTGCTGCTCGATGGCTCGAAGCCTGCCGATCCCGTCGTTAGAAGACACCTCGTAAACCCCATATGTTGAGCACGAGCGGAGCGAGTGTGAGCCCGATAGGGCGAAACAAATAATAAATGCCGATGGCGATCAGCTCGCCTTCGGGACGGCGGCTTTTGCGGTTTCTGCCAGCCGCGTGAATGCCGCCGGATCCTGAAGAGCCACGTCCGCCAGAATTTTCCGATCCATATCCACGCCGGCGGCCTTCAGCCCGGAAATGAACTGGTTGTAGTTCAATCCATTCTGCCGCGCCGCCGCGCCGATGCGGATGATCCACAGGCGGCGGAATTCGCGCTTGCGCACCTTGCGGTCGCGATATGCATAGACGAGAGCCTTCTCGACGGACTCTTTGG
This window harbors:
- the pheS gene encoding phenylalanine--tRNA ligase subunit alpha; protein product: MSSNDGIGRLRAIEQQFDAERVSVADRKSLEDARTRYLSRKAGLLTLELQSLGKLPKEQRAEFGRIANEVKVKIETALETLESSISAGEKQTVLERERLDVSLPGTRRRAGHRHPLTIVRREIEDIFISMGYTVEDGPEVESSYYNFDALNIPASHPARDPRDTFYISENLLLRTHTSPVQVRTMEKMQPPLRIICPGRVYRRDAFDPTHSPMFHQVECLLVDEGITFADLKGTLERFHKQFFGPQTQTRLRPSFFPFVEPGAEVDVSCVFCAAAGCRVCKQTGWIEVMGAGMVHPNLYGFVNYDAEKYSGFAFGGGIERYTMLKYNINDLQLFFQNDMRFLEQF
- the rplT gene encoding 50S ribosomal protein L20, which gives rise to MPRVKRGTKRHNRRKKLLGLAKGYYLSKSKLYKFAKESVEKALVYAYRDRKVRKREFRRLWIIRIGAAARQNGLNYNQFISGLKAAGVDMDRKILADVALQDPAAFTRLAETAKAAVPKAS